Below is a genomic region from Isosphaeraceae bacterium EP7.
GCAAGCGCAAACCCCCAGGTCGGGGTCGTCGGCAACCTGGCCCTCGGTTCCCGGACACCCCCATACCGCGCGTCTCGGGGCGAGGTTACGATGCCAACGTCAACGCCCCGCCGGGCTTCGTCTCGGCGCGGCAATCCCCGCCGGATCCTCTCCACAACGTACCGGGAGTGATGGACGATGCAGATCACCCGTCGACAGGCCCTGCTGGCGGCCGCTTCCGCCGCTCTGGGCGCCGGGGTTACCCGCAGGTCGGTCGCCGCGCCGGCGACCAAGAAGGTCCTCTTCTTCACCAAGAGCTCGGGCTTCCAGCACTCGGTCATCGCCCGCAAGGGTGACGAACTGTCCCACGCCGAGAAGATCCTGGTCGAGATCGGCAAGGCTGCGGGCTTCGAGGTCGTCCCCAGCAAGGACGGCCGGATGTTCGACCCCGACAAGATCGGCCAGTTCGACGCCTTCGTCTTCGTCACGACCGGCGACCTGACCACGCCCGGCACCGACAAACAGCCGCCGATGAGCCCCGAGGGCGAGCAGGCCTTCTACGCCGCGGTCAAGTCGGGCAAGGGCTTCGTCGGCATGCATTGCGCCAGCGACACCTTCGGCCACCACCGTCACCGAGGGGCCGATGATCCGTTCATCCAGCTCATCGGCGGCGAGTTCTCCGGCCACGGCGCCCAGCAGAAGGCCACCATCCTCGTGAGCGACCCGGCCTTCCCGGGCGCCACGGCGTTCGGCGACAAGTCGTTCCAGATCGAGGACGAGTGGTACGCCCAGAAGCACCTCGCCAACGACTTGCACGTCATCCTCACCCAGCAGACCGAGGGGATGAAGGGCAATGACTACCAGCGCCCCAACTTCCCCCAGACCTGGGCCCGCAAGCACGGCCAGGGGCGCGTCTTCTACACCTCGATGGGCCACCGCGAGGACGTCTGGGACCGCAAGGAATATCAGGACCTGATCATCCAGGGCCTGAAGTGGGCCACCGGACAGGTTGAGGCCAACATCGAGCCCAACATCTCGACCGTCACTCCTGAATACGACAAGGTCGCAGGCAAGGGAATCTTCACCCCTGTGGAGAAGGTGTTGAAGAGGGCCGTCAAGTAATCCGACGTCGATGACTTTCCACGCCGGCACGGACCAGGGTCGGCGTGGAAAGTCCGAATTTCGCCACGCTTTCTTGAATGGCATCAGAGTTCCGGTCAGCTCGACGGGCCGTCCGTGGTCAGGCGAAGGGCCCGGCCCGGCAGGACTCGACGCGGCTTCCCTTCGGCGATCGCGGCGACCCCGTTGACGAAGAGGTAGGCCACACCGGGGGCGTACCGGGTGGAGTCGTCGAAGGTGGCCGCGTCGCGGAACGTCTTCGGGTCGAAGACCACCAGGTCGGCATAGGCACCCTCGCGGATGACGCCCCGGTCGCGCAGGTGGAGGATCTCGGCGGGAAGGCCCGAGGATGATCGGACGGCCTGTTCCAGGGTGATGACCTTGTCGTCGAGGGCGTAGCGAATCTTGCGCGGGAAGGTGCCATAAACGCGGGGATGGGGCTTGTCCGGGCCACCGGGGACATCGGCCCCGCCGTCGGAGGCCGTGGCCACGTAGTCATGCGTCATGATCTGGCGAACTTCCGCCTCGTCCATCCCGAAGCTGATCGCCTGGGCCCCTCCGTTCCGCTCGATGTCGAGGACGACCTCCAGCGGTGTCGTCTGTTCCGCGGCGGCAATCTCCACGAGATTCTTGCCGACCCGGCCCGGAGCCCTGGCGTAGCGGGCGATCCGGACCGAGGCACCGCCCGAGCGCTGTTCCAGCTCCTTGGAAATCTCGGCTCTGAGCTTGGCTCCTCGGACGGGGTCGTCGGCAATGCGTCTGAACTCATCGGCGTTGCCCTGGCGGGCCCAATGCGGCACGACCATCGCGGCGAGTCGCGTGCTTGAGGCGATGTAGGGGTACTGGTCGGCCGTGACGCGCTGACCCTTGGCGCGGGCCGCCTCGATCCGCTCCAACGCCTTGCCGGCCAGGCCCCAGGCCGCCTTGCCCGATGCCTTCAGGTGCGAGATGTGCACGGGCAGTTTGGCTTCGCGGCCGATCGTCAGGGTCTCGTCGATCGAGTCGAGCAGGGCCGTCCCCTCATCTCGCATGTGGCTGGCATAGATCCCGCCGCGTTTGCCGACCACCTTCGCCAGCGAGACCAATTCGGCCGTATCGGCGTACATGCCGGGCACATAGATCAGGCCGGTGGACATGCCCCAGGCCCCCTGACGCATCGCCTGGTCCACTTTCGAGGCCATGGTTGCCAGCGCCTCGGGGGTCGCCTTCACCTGGGCGTTACCCAGCACCGACTGGCGGAGGGAGCCATGCGGGATCAGGTGGATGACGTTGGTTCCGGCCCCTTGCTTGTCGACCTCCTTGAGGAAGCCCCCAACGTCGATGGGCCCGCTGCCGCAGTTGCCGGTGACGATCGTGGTGACCCCCTGGGCCTGATAATTCAGGTTGGGCCGGGTCTTGGGCTGGAGGATCGCCGTGTCGGAGTGGGTGTGCAGGTCGATGAACCCCGGCGCCACCACCCAGCGCGACGCGTCGATCACCTTCGCACCGGGCACGACCTTGAACGATCCGACCGCGACGATGCGCTCGCCGAGGATCGCGACATCGGCTCTCTTGCCGGGTGCCCCGGTTCCGTCGACGACGAGGCCCCCCTTCAAGACCACGTCGGCACGGACGGGGGAGGGAGCGGGCCTGGGCTCGTCTCCTCGCGTACCGAAGGGGGACAGAAGCAGCAACGCACCGAGCCACCAGATCAACGGACGTCGAGCCACGCTCAAGACTCCCACCTCTCAAGGCCCCGGAAGCGGGGCAACACATTTGAGGACGCCCCATGATCGCACGTCGGCCCCCAACGCCCAACCGTCCGATCCGCCCCGAGGCCTTCCCTCACACGATTGGCCGGGCGTATCCTCGTGGAAGTCGCCGGTAGGATGAAGTCGCACCTCGATCGAGAAGGGATACGCCGTGGTGCATTCCATTTCGCGGGCCAGGATCTCGACGTTGCTCGTCCCGATCCTGATGGGCCTTCTAGCCTCGTTGAATCCAGGCGATAACGCCCGGGCGCAAGGGGTGGTCGCGTTCCAGCCGGAGATCGACGCCCTTCCCAGCGGCGTCTCCCTACCGGTGACCCCCG
It encodes:
- a CDS encoding D-aminoacylase, translated to MARRPLIWWLGALLLLSPFGTRGDEPRPAPSPVRADVVLKGGLVVDGTGAPGKRADVAILGERIVAVGSFKVVPGAKVIDASRWVVAPGFIDLHTHSDTAILQPKTRPNLNYQAQGVTTIVTGNCGSGPIDVGGFLKEVDKQGAGTNVIHLIPHGSLRQSVLGNAQVKATPEALATMASKVDQAMRQGAWGMSTGLIYVPGMYADTAELVSLAKVVGKRGGIYASHMRDEGTALLDSIDETLTIGREAKLPVHISHLKASGKAAWGLAGKALERIEAARAKGQRVTADQYPYIASSTRLAAMVVPHWARQGNADEFRRIADDPVRGAKLRAEISKELEQRSGGASVRIARYARAPGRVGKNLVEIAAAEQTTPLEVVLDIERNGGAQAISFGMDEAEVRQIMTHDYVATASDGGADVPGGPDKPHPRVYGTFPRKIRYALDDKVITLEQAVRSSSGLPAEILHLRDRGVIREGAYADLVVFDPKTFRDAATFDDSTRYAPGVAYLFVNGVAAIAEGKPRRVLPGRALRLTTDGPSS
- a CDS encoding ThuA domain-containing protein codes for the protein MQITRRQALLAAASAALGAGVTRRSVAAPATKKVLFFTKSSGFQHSVIARKGDELSHAEKILVEIGKAAGFEVVPSKDGRMFDPDKIGQFDAFVFVTTGDLTTPGTDKQPPMSPEGEQAFYAAVKSGKGFVGMHCASDTFGHHRHRGADDPFIQLIGGEFSGHGAQQKATILVSDPAFPGATAFGDKSFQIEDEWYAQKHLANDLHVILTQQTEGMKGNDYQRPNFPQTWARKHGQGRVFYTSMGHREDVWDRKEYQDLIIQGLKWATGQVEANIEPNISTVTPEYDKVAGKGIFTPVEKVLKRAVK